Within Metabacillus schmidteae, the genomic segment CAGATGAGGGTTTTGGGCTGAAAAAATACCTTGTGTTGTATCTTCCCATAAAAAGGTTGTATCACACATATGGAGAATTTCCTCAATCCGCTTTCTTGTTTCGTATCGAGCTGCTATGTCCGTGAACGCCGAGCTTTCAGACTGAGAATAATGACAATGGACAATACATTTGATCTGTTCCTGTCTACAAATAGCGGCCAACAGCTCTGATGACCAGTTATAGAACTGCCGCATTTCCTGATTAGAGCTAATTATATCTAAATAGCGCCCATTATGCTTCATTGGGTGATGAAGATAGACACGAATTCCCCTTGCTTTTAAAAATTGAATAGTGTTTACTATTTCATCCGGGTGATGAAGGTTTTTCTCTGTTAAATGAAGCTCGATAATCTCTGGATCATAGAGGATACGATCTTGTATCTGCTCTTGGTTAATGGCGGCTTTTAAACGGATATATTTGATAATTCTCAGCCCCTTTATATTAATCACTAATAATATGTATTCATAATTACCTTCTATTATAAAGGGTGGTATGATGTTTCATAAATTCTTTACAATAATTTTCAACTTTACATTATCAAAACAACAAAGCATACGAAAACAGCCGAAAAAAAACCCTAGAAGAAACAATTCTCCCAGGGTTAATCTTTTTTAACAATACTAACGATATATCCAACTACTGTACCTGCAATCGCCGGTACTAACCAACCAATCCCGATATTAAACAGCGGAATAACATCTAAATGTAATCCGTCCACATTCACACCGGCTGCTTTTAATCCATCAATAATACTAAAAACAGCTGTGATACTTAAACTAATGATATAAACAATTGATTTTGTAGGTACAACATAATCCAAAAAGGATAAAAGGATTAAGACAATTGCTAAAGGATAAAGAGCTGTTAACAACGGTACTGACACTGAAATCAGCTGTGTTAGGCCGAAGTTGGCTACACATGTGCTGAAAACAGATAAGATAAGAACGATTTGTTTATAGCTTAGTTTAGGAAATACTTTTGAAAGGTAATTTCCACAGGCAGATAATAAGCCGACATTTGTCGTTAAACAAGCAAACGTAATGGCCAGCCCTAATACGACTTTTCCAAGTGAGCCAAAAAGGATACTTGCTGCTGAAGATAAAATGGCTCCGCCGTTATCTAAATATCCTGTTGTTGATACGCTCGTGGCACCGATAAATGCAAGTGAAACATAAACAAACACAAGTCCTGCGCTTGCAATGAGCCCTGCCTTTATACAAATCTTTGTAATGGCCATGCGGTCTTTTATTCCCTGCTCTTTAATTGTAGAGATAACCACAATGCCGAATACAAGAGCACTTAGGGTATCCATCGTTAAATATCCTTCTAAAAATCCATTGAAAAATGCACCATCTTTATAGTCACCTTGTGGCGTTTGAAAATCTCCCATTGGTGTTAGTAGTGCTTTTCCGGTTAAGATAACAAGAATAATTAATAAAGCGGGTGTTAGTATTTTTCCAATTCGATCAACGAGCTTGCTCGGATTTAATGATAACCAGTAGGAAAGCCCAAAGAAAATGATCGTATAAATCAGTAAAGGTGTATTTTTGTCTGCTAATTGGTCTGGAAGAA encodes:
- a CDS encoding TIM barrel protein, whose protein sequence is MINIKGLRIIKYIRLKAAINQEQIQDRILYDPEIIELHLTEKNLHHPDEIVNTIQFLKARGIRVYLHHPMKHNGRYLDIISSNQEMRQFYNWSSELLAAICRQEQIKCIVHCHYSQSESSAFTDIAARYETRKRIEEILHMCDTTFLWEDTTQGIFSAQNPHLLEEIVRPLHLPLNIDISHSFIALNGNNRALQNHLKTYAHYANYFHLVDSLGVEHDSLPLGKGQINWEMVKPFIGDKDFIFEIDLSESNYLDCRLMIESAEYFSRI
- the brnQ gene encoding branched-chain amino acid transport system II carrier protein; protein product: MNQHTSGKQTLVIGLMLFALFFGAGNMIFPPALGQQAGEHMWPAILGFLITGVGLPFLGIVAIALSGNDIQTIGNKVHPIFGLIFPIILYLTIGPFFGIPRTGTVSYEISVIPFLPDQLADKNTPLLIYTIIFFGLSYWLSLNPSKLVDRIGKILTPALLIILVILTGKALLTPMGDFQTPQGDYKDGAFFNGFLEGYLTMDTLSALVFGIVVISTIKEQGIKDRMAITKICIKAGLIASAGLVFVYVSLAFIGATSVSTTGYLDNGGAILSSAASILFGSLGKVVLGLAITFACLTTNVGLLSACGNYLSKVFPKLSYKQIVLILSVFSTCVANFGLTQLISVSVPLLTALYPLAIVLILLSFLDYVVPTKSIVYIISLSITAVFSIIDGLKAAGVNVDGLHLDVIPLFNIGIGWLVPAIAGTVVGYIVSIVKKD